A window of Xylophilus sp. GW821-FHT01B05 contains these coding sequences:
- a CDS encoding dihydrofolate reductase family protein, translating to MTTAHVFIATSLDGFIARADGGIDCLLQRDDPAEEHGYATFIADKDMIVMGRGTYEKVLGFGAWPYDRPVLVLSKQLANAPVPEALQGKLRFSSRAPKEAMQELAAQGVRQVYVDGGQLVQSFLRDGLVADMVITTVPVLIGSGRPLFGALPHDVDLQLLSSHSFPSGLVQSRYRLAP from the coding sequence ATGACCACCGCACATGTATTCATCGCCACCAGCCTGGATGGCTTCATCGCCCGGGCGGATGGCGGCATCGACTGCCTTCTGCAGCGCGATGACCCGGCCGAGGAGCACGGCTATGCCACCTTCATCGCCGACAAGGACATGATCGTGATGGGCCGGGGCACCTACGAGAAGGTGCTGGGCTTCGGCGCATGGCCTTATGACCGGCCGGTGCTGGTGCTGTCAAAGCAACTGGCCAACGCGCCGGTGCCCGAGGCGCTGCAGGGCAAGCTGCGCTTTTCCAGCCGCGCGCCCAAGGAGGCGATGCAGGAGCTGGCCGCGCAGGGCGTGCGCCAGGTCTATGTCGATGGAGGGCAACTGGTGCAGTCCTTCCTTCGCGATGGGTTGGTGGCCGACATGGTGATCACAACTGTCCCGGTGCTGATCGGGTCGGGCCGGCCGCTTTTCGGGGCGCTGCCGCATGACGTCGATCTGCAACTGCTATCCAGCCACAGCTTCCCCTCGGGCCTGGTGCAGTCCCGCTACAGGCTGGCCCCATGA
- a CDS encoding ABC transporter substrate-binding protein, with protein MSASPMGAPVRLRFILNTFYSGPQAWFFLADDRGYFREEGLEVEFTEGDTLANAVPKLMAGAYDVGYGDMNALVEWAAAHPAEAPVGVFAMHNRSPYTIAVPAAGTSLCPADLVGLSLVTHPNDAAWRMFPEFCAACGIDASRVKIEVSDLPHRELVPLMLEGRWDGLFGFVNTIRAQTIEAGLDPDTALRHFEWQHHVPSLYGAAVMVTPTLLRNHPSVVAGLVRAVNRGVVDAVADIEAAVDAVVRRNPSIDRVANRERLAGTLALEMAHTEGSVRGIGAVDMARLAQTIDLMARAKALAFLPSPASLFDDRFLPPPSERVRSLALAR; from the coding sequence ATGTCCGCATCACCGATGGGCGCGCCAGTGCGGCTGCGCTTCATACTGAACACCTTCTATTCGGGGCCGCAGGCCTGGTTTTTTCTGGCCGACGATCGCGGCTATTTCCGCGAGGAAGGCCTGGAGGTCGAGTTCACGGAGGGGGACACGTTGGCGAACGCGGTTCCCAAGCTGATGGCGGGCGCCTACGACGTGGGCTACGGGGATATGAATGCCCTCGTCGAGTGGGCCGCGGCCCACCCCGCAGAGGCGCCGGTAGGCGTGTTTGCGATGCACAACCGCTCGCCTTACACCATCGCGGTGCCCGCTGCCGGCACAAGCCTTTGCCCGGCGGATCTGGTGGGCTTGTCGCTGGTCACTCACCCGAACGACGCGGCCTGGCGCATGTTTCCCGAGTTTTGTGCGGCGTGCGGCATCGATGCGTCCCGTGTGAAGATCGAGGTGTCAGACCTGCCGCATCGTGAGCTCGTGCCGCTGATGCTTGAGGGGCGCTGGGACGGTCTGTTCGGCTTCGTCAACACGATCCGGGCGCAGACGATCGAAGCCGGCCTTGACCCTGACACCGCGTTGCGCCATTTCGAGTGGCAGCACCACGTCCCTTCGCTGTACGGCGCCGCCGTGATGGTGACGCCGACCTTGCTGCGCAACCATCCATCAGTCGTCGCGGGACTGGTGCGGGCGGTGAACCGCGGCGTGGTGGATGCCGTTGCCGACATCGAAGCTGCCGTGGACGCTGTGGTCAGGCGAAACCCCTCGATCGACCGCGTTGCCAACCGTGAGCGGCTTGCAGGAACGCTCGCGCTTGAGATGGCCCATACAGAAGGCTCGGTGCGGGGAATCGGAGCAGTGGACATGGCGCGCCTTGCGCAGACCATCGATCTGATGGCTCGCGCCAAAGCGCTTGCCTTCCTTCCCAGCCCGGCAAGCCTGTTCGACGATCGTTTTCTGCCTCCGCCCTCGGAACGTGTGCGTTCTCTGGCGCTCGCACGGTGA
- a CDS encoding IS701 family transposase gives MNAVERFDSYLEHLSAGLGHTDRHAGLRGYCTGLMLPLSRKSVEPMAARVDPTHASARHQALHHFVAKADWSDTQMLRRVCQWVMPRMDFSQGGWWIIDDTGFPKKGRHSVGVTRQYCGMLGKQDNCQVAVSISLASKQGSLPVAWQLYLPEDWAADVERRAKAGVPEEVRFATKTQIALQQLRTLLDEGAPRHCVLADAGYGVDNAFRQALSDMGLLYAVGITSAVVVWPPGVQPLPPKPYSGMGRPPVMPRRTAALQPMSVKALAQSLPSRAFQDISWREGTNDTLNGRFAAVRVRHAGGNTGKARLRPEQWLLIEWPASDVEPSKYFLSTMPEDTPINDLVDVAHQRWRIERDYQDLKQDFGLGHYEGRGWRGFHHHAALSIAAYGFLMAERLVADKSVGGKKNFIERQVPALPEDYVPRGSPARAAPRADVDHYTAPSTELSADRSSRPVPLLRKGKRKATLVTQ, from the coding sequence ATGAATGCAGTCGAGCGCTTCGATAGCTACCTGGAGCACCTGAGCGCAGGCTTGGGTCACACGGATCGGCACGCAGGCCTTCGTGGGTACTGCACGGGCCTGATGCTTCCCTTGTCGCGCAAGAGCGTAGAGCCCATGGCCGCGCGGGTGGATCCGACGCATGCCAGCGCGCGGCACCAAGCACTGCACCACTTCGTGGCCAAGGCCGACTGGTCTGACACGCAGATGCTGCGGCGGGTGTGCCAGTGGGTGATGCCCAGGATGGACTTCAGTCAGGGTGGCTGGTGGATCATCGACGACACCGGGTTCCCGAAGAAGGGTCGCCACTCGGTCGGGGTCACTCGTCAGTACTGCGGGATGCTGGGCAAACAGGACAACTGCCAAGTGGCCGTGAGCATCTCGCTTGCAAGCAAACAGGGCAGCCTGCCCGTGGCTTGGCAGCTGTACCTGCCCGAGGACTGGGCGGCAGATGTTGAACGCCGCGCCAAGGCTGGCGTTCCCGAGGAGGTTCGTTTCGCCACGAAGACGCAGATCGCGCTGCAGCAATTGCGCACGTTGCTGGACGAAGGTGCACCCCGCCACTGCGTGCTGGCCGATGCTGGCTACGGCGTGGACAACGCTTTTCGTCAGGCACTCAGCGATATGGGCTTGCTCTATGCGGTAGGTATCACATCTGCCGTCGTGGTCTGGCCGCCTGGCGTTCAGCCGCTGCCACCCAAGCCTTACAGCGGCATGGGCCGGCCGCCAGTGATGCCCAGGCGAACGGCAGCGCTACAGCCCATGAGCGTCAAGGCATTGGCGCAGTCCCTGCCAAGCCGAGCGTTCCAGGACATCAGTTGGCGCGAGGGAACCAACGACACATTGAACGGCCGCTTTGCGGCCGTGCGAGTGCGCCACGCCGGCGGCAATACGGGCAAGGCACGCCTGCGTCCCGAGCAGTGGCTGCTCATCGAGTGGCCAGCAAGCGACGTTGAGCCGAGCAAGTACTTCCTGTCCACAATGCCAGAAGACACGCCGATCAACGACTTGGTCGACGTTGCCCATCAGCGTTGGCGCATCGAGCGCGACTACCAGGATCTGAAGCAGGACTTCGGTCTCGGCCACTATGAGGGCCGAGGGTGGCGGGGGTTTCACCACCATGCCGCCTTGAGCATCGCGGCCTACGGGTTCCTCATGGCTGAACGCCTCGTCGCCGACAAGTCTGTCGGCGGTAAAAAAAACTTCATCGAACGCCAAGTGCCTGCCCTTCCCGAGGATTACGTCCCCCGCGGCAGTCCTGCGCGCGCAGCGCCACGTGCCGACGTCGATCACTACACTGCGCCATCGACTGAGCTATCAGCTGATCGCTCGTCTCGGCCAGTGCCCCTGCTGCGGAAGGGCAAGCGCAAAGCTACTCTTGTGACACAGTAA
- a CDS encoding N-acetyltransferase, which translates to MNVEIRNETSADVDAIDAVTTAAFLAAPHTAHTEQFIVKALRKAGKLTLSLVAEVDGQVVGHVAVSPVSISDGASGWHGLGPISVVPAYQGGGVGSRLMREALRALRESGAAGCVVLGEPGYYGRFGFRAEPGLVLADVPPEYFQAVSFGSGMPHGEVLYDDAFNAQG; encoded by the coding sequence ATGAACGTCGAAATCAGAAACGAGACAAGCGCCGACGTGGATGCCATTGACGCAGTGACCACCGCTGCATTTCTGGCAGCGCCCCACACCGCCCATACCGAGCAGTTCATCGTCAAGGCGCTGCGCAAGGCCGGCAAATTGACGCTGTCGCTAGTGGCCGAGGTTGATGGGCAGGTAGTCGGCCACGTGGCCGTATCACCGGTGTCCATCTCGGATGGGGCTTCGGGCTGGCATGGCCTGGGGCCGATCTCGGTAGTGCCCGCCTATCAAGGCGGGGGAGTCGGTTCACGCCTTATGCGCGAGGCATTGCGTGCGCTGCGTGAAAGCGGAGCGGCCGGTTGCGTCGTGCTTGGCGAACCAGGCTATTACGGCCGCTTCGGCTTCCGGGCAGAGCCCGGGCTTGTGCTGGCAGATGTCCCGCCTGAGTACTTCCAGGCTGTGTCTTTTGGCTCAGGCATGCCGCACGGCGAGGTGTTGTATGACGATGCATTCAACGCGCAGGGCTGA
- a CDS encoding tripartite tricarboxylate transporter substrate binding protein encodes MPHFRSTRRAALQLLAAGAAAAALPAFAQWPDKAIKIIVTFPPGGSSDVLARLMAEQLTKKLGQPVVVDNKPGAGGTIGGAQVVSAVPDGYTLMLSNTTPIALGPFTLEKQPYDPVAGFSHIAYLGAAPLVIMASQPSGIKTYAEFEASARKEGHMDFGSGGPGSIGHIHGELLKKTTGINMVHVPYRGGAPMTTDLIANTIPMGIDVITSYVPFFKSGQLVPLAVTSTQRSPLMPDVPTIVELRQPKLVLENFFGLSGPAKLPADVLTRLNMACNEVLVMPEIQRKLTELGIVAKPETAAMFNDFVKDQVDTLGPTVKGAGIKL; translated from the coding sequence ATGCCCCACTTCCGCTCTACCCGGCGCGCTGCGCTGCAGCTCCTTGCCGCTGGCGCCGCCGCTGCGGCTCTTCCGGCATTCGCCCAATGGCCTGACAAGGCCATCAAGATCATCGTCACATTCCCTCCCGGGGGCTCCAGCGATGTGCTTGCCCGCCTGATGGCTGAGCAACTGACGAAGAAGCTGGGCCAGCCTGTGGTGGTCGACAACAAGCCCGGCGCAGGCGGCACCATCGGCGGCGCGCAAGTCGTCTCGGCCGTGCCCGACGGCTACACGTTGATGCTGTCGAACACTACACCCATCGCACTCGGCCCGTTCACACTGGAGAAGCAGCCGTACGACCCGGTGGCCGGCTTCAGCCACATCGCGTACCTGGGCGCTGCACCGCTCGTCATCATGGCCAGCCAGCCGTCGGGCATCAAGACATACGCCGAGTTCGAGGCGTCCGCACGCAAGGAGGGGCACATGGATTTCGGGTCTGGCGGCCCCGGCTCAATCGGGCACATCCACGGCGAATTGCTCAAGAAGACGACGGGGATCAACATGGTGCATGTGCCGTACCGCGGTGGCGCCCCCATGACCACCGACCTGATCGCCAACACCATTCCCATGGGCATCGACGTGATCACGTCCTATGTCCCCTTCTTCAAGAGCGGCCAGCTGGTGCCGCTGGCCGTCACCAGCACACAGCGCTCACCCCTGATGCCCGATGTTCCGACCATCGTGGAACTGAGGCAACCGAAGTTGGTGCTCGAGAACTTTTTCGGCTTGTCGGGACCTGCCAAGCTGCCTGCGGACGTCCTGACGCGGCTGAACATGGCGTGCAACGAGGTCCTCGTGATGCCGGAAATTCAGAGGAAACTGACTGAACTGGGCATCGTGGCCAAACCCGAAACCGCTGCAATGTTCAACGACTTCGTCAAGGATCAGGTGGACACCTTGGGGCCGACCGTCAAAGGGGCGGGGATCAAGCTTTAG
- a CDS encoding TetR/AcrR family transcriptional regulator, producing the protein MSRPRGRPAQGQGLALEDILSAALVLLNEGGGQGLTMRALASRLGTSPMSLYHHVGDHEGLLRMLSDRVYAEVLEGLAPQADARADIRALLARYHHTVGQHPQLTLAIFAAPNAFAGVTRQITERLTSLLAGITAEPALWRDILVDHAHGSGLALACAGQMQYEKALDQLLNCLAGSAKLSNR; encoded by the coding sequence ATGAGCCGCCCGCGTGGGCGGCCAGCCCAAGGCCAGGGGCTGGCGCTTGAAGACATTCTGAGCGCCGCGCTAGTGCTGCTGAACGAAGGCGGCGGCCAAGGCCTGACGATGCGCGCCCTGGCCAGCCGGCTGGGTACTTCACCGATGAGCCTGTACCACCACGTGGGCGATCACGAGGGCTTGCTGCGCATGCTGTCGGATCGGGTCTATGCCGAGGTGCTGGAGGGATTGGCGCCGCAGGCGGATGCCCGGGCAGATATCCGGGCGCTGCTGGCCCGCTATCACCACACCGTGGGCCAGCACCCGCAATTGACGCTCGCGATCTTTGCCGCCCCCAACGCCTTTGCCGGCGTGACCCGCCAGATCACCGAGCGCCTCACCAGCCTGCTGGCGGGGATCACGGCCGAGCCCGCTCTGTGGCGCGACATCCTGGTGGACCATGCCCATGGCAGCGGCCTGGCCCTGGCCTGCGCTGGCCAGATGCAATACGAGAAGGCGCTGGATCAGCTGCTGAACTGTCTGGCTGGCAGCGCAAAACTATCAAATAGATAG